Genomic segment of Arachis hypogaea cultivar Tifrunner chromosome 16, arahy.Tifrunner.gnm2.J5K5, whole genome shotgun sequence:
GAAGGTTAATGACCCAATGTTTTTGAGATTCTCTTTATGAGTTttctttttatctaattttttctgCTCAAGCATGCAGGATAAAAATAAAGgccaaaagtttaaaataaagtAAGTTTGAACTACTAATTCACAAGCTCATATGTTTCTCTTTTTACGCTCGTACCTTAGAttagattatatatttatttctttCAATGTTGCTGATTTGTAACAAGGATGAAGAAGACGACACCATTGTAAATGTGGAGTGCCACTATGCTCAAGCAGAAATTGGTAATTTCATTTTTAGTCTTGGTGATTGTGCAATTATAAAAGTAAGTGCATAGAGTTGAAGACATACAATCTTTATCGTATTAAAATTTGTTGTGACTTTTAATTGAAATGTGTAACATCCTTTTTTTCTACTTGGCATATTTACATCCTTTTTAAGCTTAACGGTGTTTGTTGCACCTCCGTGTCCTGTTCTTGTTTTCCTCCATTGCTGATTTGCTTTTGAGGTGCTATAAATGGCAATTCCATAATGGAAGCTCAACAAATTGTAGGAGAATCTACACAGATTATAAGGAGAATCCTGATAAAAACCCGTTACTCATCAACACAAGAAGTAACAGTCTTCCTCTTATCAGTTTTCTCTCTATCTTTCAAATATTCATTTCAATTTTTATGCTTTGTTCCACTAGAAATAAGTTTACTTCACGACACAGTCAGAATCTGATGTGCTTTATAGTTTGTCCCTTTTCTTTCTTACTCATGCTAAAAAGatgtatcttttatttttatttttattttgaagagCTAGAAGGGTCTCTTGTTGGATTTTCGCTCTCAAGTTTTGTATACAACTTATCTGTTTATAGACATGAGTTTTAGACTTGAGTTCTGTTGGGTTTGAATCTTTCTTGTGTTTTAGACTGTAATAAGTGTAAGTACTGGCATAGAGGTTACATTTTCAGTATACAACTCATGCTAAATGAATGAAGTTCTTGTTtgaaataatcaaattaaatttgggtTCTAAATCTCATGTCATTATATTTCAAGGTTCATTTACTGCTCTTCTGCTAGTGTCTATCTCAAATCTGATCTACTGCCTCATGTCGAGGTCAGTTTATACTTTACAAATATTATGTATTAGTACAGGATCCAGAAAAGGGTCACACTTGAAGGATGTTAATTGAATACTAATACTTGTTAAGAAAAAATGATAGGTTGATGCAGTGGATCCAAAGAGCAGGCATAAGGGAAAGCTTGAGACAGAGAGCTTGCTGCAATCAAGAGGTGTTAACTGAACTTCATTAAGGCTCTCATTTCCAAGGTAGCATCctcacactacaaaaaaaagagtttaaaatggCATTTATATTATGGCAGCTTTAAAGAACTGCCATAATATTCAGATATTATGGCATTTTATGATGTTGCcataattaatttttcaaaaatggcatTTTTGGTGATTTTGGCGGTTTTCAACAGCCATTATTGAAAccagtatttaaaaaaaaaaaggccaaaagcccaaaacCAAGGAAACCCTAACACTTATCTTATTTGGTGAAAAAGTGAAACCTGAAAGTGAAACTCGATCTTCTTAGCGGCGTTCTCCAATCTCCTCCAACGACGATCTTCTCCGGTGACATCTCCTCCAGTGACAGCTTCTCCAGCGGCGATGTCCTTCTGTATTCGCCTCCTGTGACGATATCCTTCAATGACGATCTTCTCCGCGACATCTCCTCCAACGACGATCTTCTCCGGCAACACCTGGAGGCATTCTCCTTTGGCGACATCTCCTCCCGTTGCGATCTTTTCCGACGATTCCTCTTCCAGCTTCCTCTTTGCCATCTTCTATGTCTTATCCGCCAAAATTCTCAGTGCCTCCCTTTTGTTCTAGATCGGCAGGTCAGTTTTCTATCTTTTTACATTCTAGGGTTCAAAAGTGCAATTCTCTGCTTTTTGATACTGTGATGAGTCTCTTCTTTAATACGAATATAGTTAAATTGAACAAGAAGTACATTATttagattttctttatttaagaaaaataaatgtaTTCTCATTGCTGTGTGAATGAATGCTTATGTTATGTTTGATAAATGTGATGTAAATTTTGATAATGACAGTGTTTGATGATGGAAACCAAGTGCAGGAGAATAGCTTCATATATGTGAgtgctatttcttctttttccagCTTTAGTTTGTAAATTAAAGCTTAAATCTTTCAAATCGCTGCATGCTTAGTTATACTCTGCTTCTACTTTTGCTCGATAGGTAggaattttgtttttcttctatttcAAAATTGATTCAGTATCATTTTAAAATCGATTACGTATTTTAAACAATAATTCAAAAGATAAGGTAAAATCACATGAGTATTGAGTGTTTGATCCTAATATATGGAATTTGGCTTGCTTTTCGATGGTTGATTCTGATTTtggtgatttttttctttttcgttattattattattattattattattattactagaaGCTTGATTGCCACACTGCTAATCTGCTCCCATTGAAGCTACAGTTTTAAATATTTGTAGATATTGTTATAATTAGACATTAAATTTCATGTTTTGAAACTTTGATAGATATGAGTAGTTTTGTTGGAGATAAAAATGAGAGGGATAGTTACTATACTGAATGTATTTATGGACTTGAGAAAAGATTTAATACAATTAACAGAGACCAAAAGGTAGTTATTGAACCCAATTCTCTTTCTTATatgtaatatatttatatgtatatgcACATATAATAAAGACTATTATTAATATGCATATTTGAGGCTGATGGTGATGTGTCTTTAGCTTGATTCCCCCACCCTCTCTTTTGTCATGATTTTTTTAAAGTGAGGTTCAGTGTGATTTGCGtgtctgtttcttttttttaggtGTTAAAGTTAGGAAGCAAGTTGTGTTAGATGGTCCGGTTAGCTGTGAAAAAAGCATTGCACTTGCAATGCTTGTGCATTGCAACGTCAAAttgattgttttattttttgtccATGTATGCTCCATTTGTCGTGGAGCTTCTTTGCTCCAATCTAAGGAAGAGAATAATATAATACAGCAAGCTAAAAGTTTGAAAAATCAAGAAAGCCAAGATTAGTTGCTTTAGAAAGATAGATTTTATTATAGCAGCTATGATATATCTCGTTGGCTCGTTGCCTTAGTCTTTGGTGAGATTTTGTATATATAAGTTCCTTGAATTTTATTAATGGGTGTGACACATTTCTTTTAACTTAATTCATTAGTTTTCTTTTATAAGTTattgttcttttttaattttgttcagGTTCTATTCTGCAGTTCTTTTTTACTACTCATcttcaattcttttttttcttctttaattttactGTCACTATTATTTAAACATGGTATctagatataattaaaaaatggtTTGTAGATGGTCATGCCGCATTTGAGGCAATTGCTTCTTCAATCAAGGATGCAAAATTAGAGGTTTGTTTAGTCTAGTACGAGAACATTTGAGGCCACTTAATACGTAATTTTTTTtaccacaagaagaaaaataatagtcaATTTTGAGTTCTGTTCAATGATTGAGAGATTTTCATGCAGATATTTATTTGTGGCTGGTGGTTGTGCCCAGAAGTGTATCTAAAGCACCCTTTTCATGCTCATGCTTTACAATAATAAATGTAATGACCCAACTTTCAGAACGTCATGattgtaccaaaagtaaggcattactaacctgctttcctttattaactatttacgaaaatcaaaatcaaaactcctaaccgatactgttcaaaaactaggttctctgcgattgcgttatcgagcttgcctcaaaagaggttctagcttaaggatgacataatgacaatgaggattgagatgcttgatgatatatcagaggtgttccctttactgatcttccggagaaatccgtaccttcagaaaagatcttgcGTAGTCAAAAaacggggttgttacattctacccaccttagaaaaattttcgtcctcgaaaattgctagaataaaataagttcaaactgaaatcaaagaaagcagAATATATGGACAGAAGTATAGACATTGTCAAGGAGGAATATTCAAAGAGTTACGTAAGACATCAGATTCATAGGCAAGCAAGGGTATACAAGAATGACAAGGTATGGTTGGAAAATAATCAAATCACATTCTGAGAAGAAAATTCAAACCAGAGAATCCCAATGAAAGCAACGAAGAAAAAGATGGCCCGAGTTTGCGTGGCACGATTAAAGATTATACGTTGAATCGAAGCTAACTTTATAACCTCTAACGCTCCCAAACCCCGTGAGTCGCATCACCTATAACTTCTATTGAGTCTATGATAACCTATTAGTGttcccatatacataaatcattagtattaagttggccagacctaataccatgaggcaTGCAATGGTAAACCAACAGTGttaatcatcagacagtcatgcaaataaaacacaaactcttgttatcagaacaagttactaagcatgacagacactcaaagtatgcaatgaagcatagtcagtccattcccaaggctctaacaggaacgaaatgctctgataccatttgtaacgacctaacttccagaacgtcatgatcgtaccgaaaataaggcgttactaacctactttcctttattaactatttacaaaaatcaaaataaaaaatcctaactgatacggttcaaaaactaggttctccgcgattgcgttatcgagcttgcctcaaaagaggttctagcttaaggatgacataatgacaatgaagatagagatgcttgatgatatatcagagatgttccctttactgatcttcagGAGAAATCCAtaccttcagaaaagatctcgtgtACTCGAAAAACGGGGTTGTTACAATAAACCTTCATACTTCACACTCATCAACTAAGCTATATATAATAAATTCATTATAGGTATCCAAATGCACCTGTCACCTCCATCTTCCCTCAATCAAGTTGTCATTCCCGTTTCAGAAACTAATCAAACAAGACACCATCATAATAAAGGCAGCCTTGCAAGTCCACCAGGTAAGTGAGTTTGTTGTGCTATTGCCAAACTTTTCTAAATCTGTTCTAGTTATatttggtaaaattaaacaaatccaAAAATTTTATGGTACaccattattttttataaaatgcaAAATGAAGAGTTTTATAAAATGCAAAATTCATCTTTTGATGAGCTAAAGATTAGTTATAAATATAATAAGGTTTAATTGTTTGTTAGTTTTCAAAATCCTGACTTGTGTGGAAAGCTTTTTTGGAAATTCTGACTTGTGTGGGTGGATCGCCGTTTCTAGCGGCATGTACACCTAGTCCCTcaccaaggaaagaaaaatatattattaaaaataaattaaattatatatatttttatatatgaatatataataGCTGATTTTGTATGTATAcatagcattttttatttttttattatatttttttatttaacatatatGGATATTCTTGGAATTGTATATAAAGAATTAAGGATTTGTAACATACAAGGGGCAATAATGGTGAAAAGAGCAGAGAGGATACTTCTGAGACTCTGAGAGCAAGGGTAGTGGTGGTGGCAGTGGCCGTGGCAGCGTTGAGATGAGATCAGAGCCATCGATAACATCACTTGAGAGTGGAATAACATTGAGCACATCAACGCTGGTAGTTCTGTCAAGCAGGGTATCAAAGGCGCTGAGGTTTGAGGACTTGCTGAGAGCACCAGCTGAGTTGATTGGGAGAGGGATGCATGGGAGCCTCTACAAGGTGATGCTAGTCAACGGTGTGTTCTTGGCTGTGAAGAGGATCAAGGATTGGGGAATCTCCAAAAGTGATTTCCAGAGGAGAATTGGGAAAGTTAGCCAAGTCAACCATCCATTTGTGTTGCCACCTCTTGCTTACTATTGTTCCCGCTAAGAGAAGCTTCTTGCATATGAGTACATGGACAATGGGAGTCTCTTCAACATGCTCTACAAAGTTGGTAAGTTATTTTTCTCTATTATATATCTGTATTATTTCTGTAAAATATTATAGCATTTTTTGTTAATTACAAGTGTCTCCAATTTTAATGGAAGAATCATGATGAATAGTCTTGCATGCCAAAATCAGGTAGTAAAATGTACATATACTTTTGAGTCTGTTTTGGTTTTATATTAACATCACTGACTTTTGTCTTCAAGGCCCTCTGGTACAAAATTCTTGAGCTTAGGTTCTTGCTTCAGAAGCCATTTTCAAGTTCAAATAGGTTACCTCAGGTCTTTTCCTATCCCAATTTTAAGATTTAATGCAATTTGCTGTTCACCATATTTGAGTTTCATGACTGATGATAACACGAAATATTGTCTGCAGGATCCGGTCAAGTTTTCATTTTGTGAAGCAGATGGAAATGTTAGAGTAGCATACTCAGATTTGATTACTTCTTCCAATGAGACTTTAGATTCTATATTGGAACTCCAAGAGGTGTGTTTCTTGACTTGGAACTTACATATGAAAATTGTGGCGGTTTtctgaaaaccgccgtaataactagaatggcgcccagaattaCGTCGCTTTCTAAAACCGCCGTAAATACCCAAAAAAACTGCCGTTTTAACCAGAATTTTTTGTAGTGTCATCCTCCATATTTACTATTAGTATTTAGTACTACTACACTGCCCTGTATCTGATTTGCAACTTACAACTACATTTCGACTCCATTCTAGTGCTAAGTGCTAACTTACTTTAATTacagtaattaattaataattaattgttaGTACTCCTTATATAATTGAGCTGCTCCATTTTCATTGCATATTATATACTATTGTTTGTGGTAATCAAAATTGCTTTTGTCATTTTATGGTTTGTATTTGGTTCTTCTTGTCTTGTGTACCCCGTTGGGCATGTGGGGGCACTCTGCCATTGCTCATTCATTCAATATAGCTGCACAATATAGGACAAAGTTCTACTCATCACGTGCACGACAACACCT
This window contains:
- the LOC112754227 gene encoding uncharacterized protein isoform X2; this encodes MSTWTMGVSSTCSTKLALWYKILELRFLLQKPFSSSNRLPQDPVKFSFCEADGNVRVAYSDLITSSNETLDSILELQEDKVLLITCTTTP
- the LOC112754227 gene encoding uncharacterized protein isoform X1, producing MSTWTMGVSSTCSTKLALWYKILELRFLLQKPFSSSNRLPQDPVKFSFCEADGNVRVAYSDLITSSNETLDSILELQELHNIGQSSTHHVHDNTLTAAVIFDEIPEDDKEVFLTGATSKLGR